A stretch of DNA from Lotus japonicus ecotype B-129 chromosome 4, LjGifu_v1.2:
CCAGGAAGAGGAAATGGTAAAGGGAAAGGGAAAAGACAAAGTTACCCTCtggtccatgggtggaccaGTTTGAAACTTGCCCACCCTAATGGACACCTTAAGAATTAATCTAACCTAAGACTAAATATTCAAATTTGTTACATAAGATGATAAGAATAAGTATTACTCGAAATATGACTTCCATTCAAACAATTATGTTTGAGTCTAGTATGACAATTAACTCCTCATACTAAATATTTAATGCGACTGCATTtacatatactttttttttagataagcgcATTTACATATACTTAATTAGTACAATTCAACATGTGCAGTTTTTACTGTTATTCAATTAGAATATAACACGAATTATTAAAAAAGAGTTGTTGAGAAATTATCACAATTTTTGTGTTAAAGTGAAATTATCACAAATAAAGTTGATGGTAGTTGAGCTTTTTATTGCTTAACAGCATAAACCACCCCCAAAAAAACATCTAAATTTTATCCTTAATTATATTGTTTTGACAAGGACCTAGTactagtattaattaatttttaatctaACAATCATGGTGAAGTTTGAATGACCTAATTCAAATCACCAAACTTTTTTACCACAGTCAATCCCTAGGACACTAGACACTAGATTCCTTAATTTTAATTGTCATCATAGTTCATAGAATGGAGCTTTTTTTAATGGAGCATCAGCATGAGCTAGCTAACCTTGGACTTTGCTAACTTCAGTTCAGAcaccaaacacaacacaaacctctctctctctctctctctctctctctctctctcctttcaGATTTTCACACCAACCtacaagaaaaaagaagaaaaaaaaaaccctttaTTGAGCTGTCTGGCATTGGATTCAAAGGGAGATAGATTCCACCCTGTTCCAGTTTTGTTGTTTTCTGAAGCATTCATTTTATTCATTTGAATCGATATGAAGTAGTagagagaacaagaagaagggaaAATAGAGAGATTGTTACAGGTTGAAGAAAATGAGTGTGTCTTTGACTGTGATGACTTTCAATCTCCATGATGATCAGCCACCAGATAGTCCTAATTCGTGGGAGAAGAGAAGGGACATTTGTATTAGCGTTATTACCAGTTACTCTCCCTTCATCCTCTGTACCCAACAAGGttttcactttttcttcttCGTGTATTATATTTCTCTGGATGCTCCTCCAATGCCTGTGTTCCTTTGTGGATCTTAATTTTCATCTGGGGTTGCTAAAATGATTGCTTTGCTAGCTTTTTTTTGGGATTGGGGTTTTGATGGATCATTCTGGATCCTATTTGGTGAAGCTGGCTTTCAATAAGCGATTGCTTGTTTTGTTTACATGCGTTTTTTTGGGGTGTGGGGTGTTGATTGTTTGATTTGAAGATTTTTGCTTTGCTTGTCTATCATGGTGTTCTTAGCTTGCTTGTCCACCCTTCCCTTCTCTTGTTCTCTCACCTTGGATTGTTTGATCTGGGTGCTTCTGTTTTTTCCTTACAAAAATTGATGGCATTTTACCAGCTTGTTCATTGATTGTTCTGATTCACTTTTATTTATCCTTTACACTGTTTTGATTTGCATCTGGATTCAGGAGTCAAAGCTCAATTGGATTTTCTCCAGCAGGGTTTGCCAGGTAACAATTTTTTTGAGTATGTGGTTCTAGGTTCAGAAAGGATTGGTTTATAGTTCTCAAATTCATTACATGTTTGGTTGGTCACAAGCATATTTGTAACTTATTCGATAATGTATGTGCCGCAAGCCATAGTCATGGCCTTGGTAAAGGATTTATATCATACGGTATTGGTTATGAAGAGAAATATGTCTAGAAGGTGCTTTTTATTTTCACATAGTACTTTAGAGTTAAGGTCGGCTCAAATATTTAGTAATACTAATACTCGCTATGTATATGTTCTTATGTAAAGAGTGTGTAGTTCATTCAATAATGTCAAGAAGGTTAGGCAAAATAATATTCTAACTAGAATGAGAAACTAGAGTATAAATAGGCAGATTCTCTCCCTGCTGTCAAATTTATATACAAAAGGAACTTGAAAAGAAGTTTTATGGACTTTATTGAGATTTCACTTATTACAAAACGATCAAAATATCTTAAATGTCAGTTTGTTCGGCCAATAGTTGTGTTGGAGTGGTTTGAGCAAGCATGCCTATGTATTTGTTTTGGGAAATGATACCATTTATCTCTAGTAACTATGCTTTCTTCATTATTTAGTCACTTTAATTAGCTTGTTTTATGCTCATGTTGAAAAGTTTTAGCTCAAATTACTGGCTTCCTTTGTTGACGAACATATGAATTGATGTTCAAGGCTGACTTTAAAAGTGCTAAAAAAGTGATACTTGGAGTCCTAAGCAAGATATGACAACACTCATAGAAATTTGGGTCAGGTAGCTCTATCCCAAAAGCCAAATAAAGGTGAGGATTGCTCAGGCCAGACATCTCAAGCTAGAATTGCTGACGCGATATTGTCGCGAATGCCCTTTACACCTGCTATGGATACCTTCGAGGCTAGATTCACTTTCATTGAATTCTCGTGGAATAGTCACATGCTAGATTGACCTCATTAATTGTTCTTTTTTGGAATAACCATCGGTTAGGTTGACTCTCAAAATCATGGGCAGTCCAATAACGAATCTAGGATAGGCTTTGTTACCATCTTGAGAATTTGGGCCAGGCCTAACTTAACTCTAAAAATCTAGTTCACAGGTGAGGACTTCCCAACTCTTTATGAGTACTTATTTGGCCTATAGTCAAATATGGCACCTTAACACCCCCCTCACACCCAAGGCTAGCTCTAGACTAGATTgactttattaatttttttccggAGGAACTGTGAGTCTGGTTCAGTTAGGCTTTGTCCAAATTAccaatatggtatcagagcctactTAGATTCATTATTAGGCCACCTTGACTCGCATTGAATTAACCATTCTTTTAAGGATAAAGGACTAGACCATACGTCTTGTCTATGACGGACCTTAACGTTATCATGAAACTACGTCTTCAAGCACCAATTCTACAATTTGTACTTATAAGCTCCTTATGGCAACTAGAAACTAGCTATAATGAGGAAAACAAATGCTCTTTACTAGAATGATACCTGTGATCCTTGTCTTCCCACCACATGAAAATATTGTTTGTTTAGGTGAGCTTGCAAGATCAAATACAACTCAGATAGTTTTTTGTATAGAAGTATAAAGTGCTCATAGAAAATgtctttttattaaatttaaaaaatcagtgGCAGCGCTTGTTGCTCAATGTAAAAAAAGTGTTCTATATTATGTAAAGATGTCAGTTTCTATCTTGTTACTAGAAAGGgtgctgttttcatggacttGCAGGAGGCACCAGCCCATGTTCCCATGAGATATCGTGAATACTTCACTTTAATACTTTTTTCTCTCTTAAAATAAGTGGACTATTGTCAAGCAATTTCAGTTTAACCCTTTTTGTGCTTGATATTACTCCATTTCTAAACGGATTCTTCTActttgataaaaataaatactaGGTTATGATCAGTTCGGCATATCTCGAAAAGGGCCACAAGATAGTTCTGACGAGCATTGCACTATATTCTATGATAAGGAAAAGGTATGAGGTTATTTCAGAATTATCTGTTATAATTTCTTATTTAACTAGTAGGACTGTAGGAGAACAAAGTGGTTcacagttttttattttttattttttattttttattttactttaatgAAGGTAGAGCTTCTGGAAGGTGGAACCTTTTGGTTGTCCGAGTCTCCCTCTGTACCTGGAAGCATGTCATGGGGTTCTGAAGTTCCTTGCATTGCAACATGGGCTATATCCTTATGATTTAGAAAAGAAATTATAGCTTCAATCGTTTAcgaactgttttttttttacctttgcTGCACAACctttaaaatcatttttctttgaCATGATGTCCACACATTTCAACTTAAAGGAGTTGAGCTACCAGGATTCTCGTTTCAGATAGTAAATACAAACATGGATGAATTCAGTCCTCGTGCCCGTAGAAGAAGTGCTTTACTCACATGGCAACACATTGCATCCTTACCTCCTAGCCTGCCAGTTGTGTACTGTGGAGGATTCAACACACAAAAGGAATCAACTACTGGACGCTTTCTTCTCGGAAGATCGAGGTAGTTTCTTACTACATACCTTTCCAATTATTAGTTGTTCTCAATTATAGAATTTTTCACATTCATATTTTCCGTAGTGCGTGGTGAACATATTTTGTTATTCATTaagttggattctgtgatgaGACTACAAGAGTAGTGTAACTTGTGTGTTTACTCTGATTGAGTGCAGAGAGCATGGTGTTGTTGGAGATATGCGGGATGCATGGCCTAGTTCTCGTGTGCGGAAAAATGTTTCACTAATCCGCACTTATCATGGGTTCAAGGGTACTATTTTTGGTGCTTCTACTCTGTTATTCTGAGCATGATATTACTGTTTTGATTACTGAGTGTTATCTCGTGCTGTTAGGTGAAAAACAAGGAACCCTTGAGTACCTCAAGTTGATCTTTAGAGCCCTCTGCCTCTGCTGGGATCGCCAAACGCAGGATCTTCATATTGATTGGATCTTTTTCAGAGGGAGATCTCTGATTCCGGTTTCATGTGAAGTGGTGAATG
This window harbors:
- the LOC130713791 gene encoding uncharacterized protein LOC130713791 isoform X2; the encoded protein is MSVSLTVMTFNLHDDQPPDSPNSWEKRRDICISVITSYSPFILCTQQGVKAQLDFLQQGLPGYDQFGISRKGPQDSSDEHCTIFYDKEKSFWKVEPFGCPSLPLYLEACHGVLKFLALQHGLFQLKGVELPGFSFQIVNTNMDEFSPRARRRSALLTWQHIASLPPSLPVVYCGGFNTQKESTTGRFLLGRSREHGVVGDMRDAWPSSRVRKNVSLIRTYHGFKGEKQGTLEYLKLIFRALCLCWDRQTQDLHIDWIFFRGRSLIPVSCEVVNDNIDGFYPSSHFPIFAEFMLPRTVRMLESPVQEDS
- the LOC130713791 gene encoding uncharacterized protein LOC130713791 isoform X1, with translation MSVSLTVMTFNLHDDQPPDSPNSWEKRRDICISVITSYSPFILCTQQGVKAQLDFLQQGLPGYDQFGISRKGPQDSSDEHCTIFYDKEKVELLEGGTFWLSESPSVPGSMSWGSEVPCIATWATFQLKGVELPGFSFQIVNTNMDEFSPRARRRSALLTWQHIASLPPSLPVVYCGGFNTQKESTTGRFLLGRSREHGVVGDMRDAWPSSRVRKNVSLIRTYHGFKGEKQGTLEYLKLIFRALCLCWDRQTQDLHIDWIFFRGRSLIPVSCEVVNDNIDGFYPSSHFPIFAEFMLPRTVRMLESPVQEDS